Proteins co-encoded in one Coregonus clupeaformis isolate EN_2021a chromosome 17, ASM2061545v1, whole genome shotgun sequence genomic window:
- the LOC121585454 gene encoding uncharacterized protein LOC121585454 isoform X1, with protein sequence MKRSADVMETRHILVCRICLILALLLHPHQCLSVYFQNQGLLYVALGRDLVLLTQFQITPTEKIIIVTWDRETEKGQGQVRLANHQDAPGNPLDQKGALFRVANISSSNYGVYTITVTDQMGNEESAKILVRESVAAPVASLSLQCEVANDRAQWDSPVFSWLVDGVEASNQTANLSTDGRRLYVSGMKGHNYTCVVNSSLGTIVTYYITGIHVL encoded by the exons ATGAAACG CTCTGCAGATGTGATGGAAACACGGCATATCCTGGTCTGCCGTATTTGTCTGATCCTGGCCCTCT TGCTCCACCCACACCAGTGCCTGTCAGTGTATTTCCAGAACCAGGGTCTCCTTTATGTGGCTCTGGGGAGAGATCTGGTCCTGCTGACCCAGTTCCAGATTACACCAACAGAGAAGATCATCATAGTGACTTGGGACCGCGAGACTGAGAAGGGTCAGGGACAGGTCAGGCTGGCCAATCACCAAGATGCACCTGGCAATCCTCTAGACCAGAAGGGGGCCTTATTTAGGGTGGCGAATATAAGTTCATCTAACTATGGAGTCTACACCATCACTGTGACAGACCAGATGGGGAACGAGGAATCAGCAAAGATACTtgttagagagagtg TTGCTGCTCCTGTGGCGTCTTTGTCGCTCCAGTGTGAGGTGGCCAATGACAGGGCACAGTGGGACAGCCCAGTGTTTTCCTGGTTGGTGGATGGGGTTGAGGCGTCCAATCAGACAGCCAATCTCTCTACAGATGGCAGGAGACTCTACGTGTCTGGAATGAAGGGCCACAACTACACCTGTGTTGTCAACAGCAGTCTGGGGACTATTGTTACATACTACATCACTGGTATACATGTATTATGa
- the LOC121585454 gene encoding uncharacterized protein LOC121585454 isoform X2 — protein METRHILVCRICLILALLLHPHQCLSVYFQNQGLLYVALGRDLVLLTQFQITPTEKIIIVTWDRETEKGQGQVRLANHQDAPGNPLDQKGALFRVANISSSNYGVYTITVTDQMGNEESAKILVRESVAAPVASLSLQCEVANDRAQWDSPVFSWLVDGVEASNQTANLSTDGRRLYVSGMKGHNYTCVVNSSLGTIVTYYITGIHVL, from the exons ATGGAAACACGGCATATCCTGGTCTGCCGTATTTGTCTGATCCTGGCCCTCT TGCTCCACCCACACCAGTGCCTGTCAGTGTATTTCCAGAACCAGGGTCTCCTTTATGTGGCTCTGGGGAGAGATCTGGTCCTGCTGACCCAGTTCCAGATTACACCAACAGAGAAGATCATCATAGTGACTTGGGACCGCGAGACTGAGAAGGGTCAGGGACAGGTCAGGCTGGCCAATCACCAAGATGCACCTGGCAATCCTCTAGACCAGAAGGGGGCCTTATTTAGGGTGGCGAATATAAGTTCATCTAACTATGGAGTCTACACCATCACTGTGACAGACCAGATGGGGAACGAGGAATCAGCAAAGATACTtgttagagagagtg TTGCTGCTCCTGTGGCGTCTTTGTCGCTCCAGTGTGAGGTGGCCAATGACAGGGCACAGTGGGACAGCCCAGTGTTTTCCTGGTTGGTGGATGGGGTTGAGGCGTCCAATCAGACAGCCAATCTCTCTACAGATGGCAGGAGACTCTACGTGTCTGGAATGAAGGGCCACAACTACACCTGTGTTGTCAACAGCAGTCTGGGGACTATTGTTACATACTACATCACTGGTATACATGTATTATGa